In Tiliqua scincoides isolate rTilSci1 chromosome 1, rTilSci1.hap2, whole genome shotgun sequence, the following are encoded in one genomic region:
- the LHFPL6 gene encoding LHFPL tetraspan subfamily member 6 protein, protein MAKKMASSLTCTGVVWAFFSFLCAGVSCVGFFMPYWLLGSQLEKSVSFGTFRRCSYPVRDESRQITVMVEQCGRYASFQAIPSVEWRICTVVTGLGCGLLLLVALTALMGCCVSELISRTVGRVAGGIQFLGGLLIGSGCALYPLGWDSEEVRQTCGNLSNQFELGTCEIGWAYYCTGGGAAAAMLICTWLACFSGKKQKQYPY, encoded by the exons ATGGctaaaaaaatggcatccagcCTTACTTGCACAGGAGTTGTAtgggcatttttttccttcctctgtgCTGGCGTCTCCTGTGTGGGGTTCTTCATGCCTTATTGGCTGCTGGGGTCCCAGCTGGAGAAATCGGTGTCCTTTGGCACTTTCCGGAGATGTTCCTACCCAGTACGAGATGAGAGCCGGCAGATCACAGTGATGGTGGAGCAATGTGGACGTTATGCATCGTTCCAGGCCATTCCAAGTGTGGAGTGGAGGATCTGCACTGTGGTGACAGGGCTGGGCTGTGGCCTTCTCCTTCTGGTCGCCCTTACTGCACTCATGGGATGCTGTGTGTCCGAGCTGATCTCCAGGACTGTGGGCAGGGTGGCTGGAGGCATCCAGTTCTTGGGCG GCTTATTAATTGGTTCTGGTTGTGCTCTTTATCCTCTGGGCTGGGATAGCGAAGAAGTCAGGCAGACCTGTGGAAACCTTTCAAATCAGTTTGAACTGG GCACCTGTGAAATTGGCTGGGCTTATTACTGCactggaggaggagctgctgcagcGATGTTGATCTGCACCTGGCTGGCCTGTTTCTCTGGCAAAAAACAGAAGCAATATCCGTACTGA